CACAGGGCGCAGCGCAGACCGAGGAGCCGTAGCCTCCAGGCCTGCTACTGCCTGTGGAGATGCGCCCGAATTGTCTCGTTGAAGCGGTGCAGAGCGCCTTCGAAGCGCCCGAAGCGCAGGGCGGCATTCGCGCCGCTCGCCATCCCCGCCTGCATGCTCTCGGCGAGCGCGAAGTCTTCTCGCAGCGTCTGCACGGTCAAGGCGTGGTTGCGATCCCAGTAGCTTTCATCGCCGGCTTTGGCTTTCGTCGGCTTCAGCGTCGACACGCGCACGTGCGTGCGCTCGGGGCCCTGGGCGTCTAGGCCGATCCAAATGAGGTGGTCCGATTGCACCAGCAGCATGGATGTGGGGAACACCGTGTAGAGCACGTTGGCGTGGTCACGGATTCGCCAGGTCTCATGGGCCTGTTGCTTCAGCTCGCAGATCGTCGACCGGGGTAGCACGGAGCGAACGTGGGGGCCGAAACCCTGATAGCTAGAGAGGTTGTCGTTGAACAGGGCGGCGATGGTCTTTCGGTGTGCGACGCGGAAGTGGTAAGCCTCGAGGCCGCCTTCCACAAGTAGCTTCCAGTTGCACTGCCAGGTGCGTGCTTCGGTGGCATGCAGAGTGAGACCCTGTGCGCCGAGCCAGTCCAGGTCCCTTTCCAAGGGCGCGAGGTAGTCGATGAGCGTTGTGGCACCGCTGGACGGCATGGCCCAGATGAATCCGTACGCCTCCACGGCGCCGATCCGCCTCAAGCCCAGGGTGGTGCGATCGAGATCAGGGAAACCCACCTCGAAGTGCGGCGCACCGATGAAGTCCCCTCGGTTGTTCCACGTCCATGCATGGTAAGGGCAAGAGAAGCGTTGTCGACAGCCCTCACTATCATCCACCAAGCGAGTACCGCGATGTCGGCAGACATTGAGGAACAGGCGCGCTTGCCCATCTTCTGCGCGCGTGAGAAGCAGCGGACGGCCATTTAGCTCGCGTCTCAGGAAGCTGTTCGGTTCTACCAATTCGCTGCTGTGGGCCAGGATCTGTGGCGAGGCCTCGAAGATGGCAGTCTGCTCTTGCTGGAAACGTTGCGGGTCCGTGTAGTCTGCGACCGGAGAGGACGACATCTGCTCATCCAGGAAGCACCGCTTGGCTTCTTTGAGTCCGAGCAGCTCCTGGAGCAGTTCGATTTGCTCTGACTGTCTCAGGACCAGCTCCTTACCACTTGGTAAGTTCCATCATCACCTACCAAATGGTAAGCCGTCAAGCTATACTCGCCTCATGGCAGACACGACCGCGCGGCCGGACACACGTGAGCGTTTCGTAGCGGCGGCCTCAACGCTTTTCGCAGAGAAAGGGTTTTACGGCGCGAGCATGGATCTGATTGCGCGCGAGGTGGGTCTGACCAAGCAGGCACTGATTCACCACTTCGGCAGCAAAGAGAAGCTCTACGGTGCGGTATTGAGTGATATCGCGGCCCGCCTGCAAGCGGAGATCGATCGAGAATCCGACTTCGCCAACGCAGTGCTATGCCTTTTCCGCCGTGCTCAGCGAACGCCAGCGGACATGCAGCTGCTGATGCGTGAGCTTCTCGACAACCGTGTACGTGCGCCTGAGGCGGGTACCTGGTACCTACGTGCTTTCTTAGATCGTCTCCACTTCCTGCTGAGACGTACTCCCGGGTGGCAGCGCGTGCCAGCAGCGCTAGTCGCCACCCACACCTATCAGGTGCTCGGTGCAATCAATTACTTCATTGCGTCGACCACCACCCTCGAGCAGATGTACTCGGCGGGCCAAGTCCGGGCGATGCGCCGCGCGTTTCCAGAGCGCTTGCGCACGCTGGCCGAACTACCGCCACCCGGCGCCTGAGCGCGAGGAGTCAGTGCAGTCCCAGGAGCTGGGTGATGAGATGGATCGTCAGACCCACGAGCCCGCCGATGAGGGTGCCGTTGATGCGGATGAACTGCAGATCACGACCAACGTAGAGCTCTACGCGTTCTGCGGTGAGGTCCGCGTCCCACTCGCGCACGGTTTCTGAGATCACTCGCGCCATGTCCCCGCGG
This DNA window, taken from Pseudomonadota bacterium, encodes the following:
- a CDS encoding helix-turn-helix domain-containing protein, whose translation is MADTTARPDTRERFVAAASTLFAEKGFYGASMDLIAREVGLTKQALIHHFGSKEKLYGAVLSDIAARLQAEIDRESDFANAVLCLFRRAQRTPADMQLLMRELLDNRVRAPEAGTWYLRAFLDRLHFLLRRTPGWQRVPAALVATHTYQVLGAINYFIASTTTLEQMYSAGQVRAMRRAFPERLRTLAELPPPGA
- a CDS encoding SRPBCC family protein; its protein translation is MSSSPVADYTDPQRFQQEQTAIFEASPQILAHSSELVEPNSFLRRELNGRPLLLTRAEDGQARLFLNVCRHRGTRLVDDSEGCRQRFSCPYHAWTWNNRGDFIGAPHFEVGFPDLDRTTLGLRRIGAVEAYGFIWAMPSSGATTLIDYLAPLERDLDWLGAQGLTLHATEARTWQCNWKLLVEGGLEAYHFRVAHRKTIAALFNDNLSSYQGFGPHVRSVLPRSTICELKQQAHETWRIRDHANVLYTVFPTSMLLVQSDHLIWIGLDAQGPERTHVRVSTLKPTKAKAGDESYWDRNHALTVQTLREDFALAESMQAGMASGANAALRFGRFEGALHRFNETIRAHLHRQ